From the genome of Amycolatopsis sp. NBC_01488, one region includes:
- the pknB gene encoding Stk1 family PASTA domain-containing Ser/Thr kinase has product MSTPRLLSNRYELGETLGYGGMSEVHHGHDVRLGREVAIKILRADLARDPQFQERFRREAQNAAALNHPAIVAVYDTGEANTEFGPLPYIVMEYVEGRTLRDIVKTEGPMSQKRAMEVMADVCAALDFSHRHGIVHRDVKPANVMITKNGAVKVMDFGIARAMHDGQSAMTQTAAVIGTAQYLSPEQARGESVDARSDVYAAGCVLYELITGEPPFTGDSPVAVAYQHVREDPNPPSSVNPAVAPELDAVVLKALAKGPANRYQSAAEMRSDLVRTLSGQRPAAPMVMSEDERTQVMNADRRQPQRYEEYDAPDDEDPKAKRRRRTLLGILAAVFVLGAVLLIMWLSGAFKSGGGDTGTVAIPDVKGQSELAAKNTLREKGFNNFAPNKTVICGVPDSNGNTPCTSDQVNQVIDIIPGVGTPVATSAQITLTIGQPPGKVAVPDLKGLSRDDAESKLKDAGLTLNQSVQEVDTDDQNQVGKVVSQTPQAGNQVQQGTSVSISIGKGKQQKQVPNYIGKTFNEANAALTGMGFTVKRQDQQSDQPKDQVIQQTPNGGSVPVGSTITLTVSTGPDQNQIQMPSLQGMTVDEAQSKLQSMGWTGNLNEKSDRTSRQPQGTITRQSPTAGTQISKTQDVTVFVSEGSLFPTTTTTTGP; this is encoded by the coding sequence ATGAGCACACCCAGACTGCTCTCCAACCGGTACGAGCTGGGCGAAACGCTCGGCTACGGAGGCATGTCCGAGGTCCATCACGGCCACGACGTGCGCCTCGGCCGGGAAGTCGCGATCAAGATCCTCCGTGCCGACCTCGCCAGGGACCCGCAGTTCCAGGAGCGCTTCCGCCGTGAAGCGCAGAACGCCGCCGCCTTGAACCACCCGGCGATCGTCGCGGTCTACGACACCGGCGAGGCCAACACCGAATTCGGTCCGCTGCCGTACATCGTCATGGAGTACGTCGAAGGCCGGACGCTGCGCGACATCGTCAAGACCGAGGGCCCGATGTCGCAGAAGCGGGCCATGGAGGTCATGGCGGACGTCTGCGCGGCACTCGACTTCTCCCACCGCCACGGCATCGTGCACCGCGACGTCAAGCCGGCCAACGTGATGATCACGAAGAACGGCGCGGTCAAGGTGATGGACTTCGGCATCGCGCGCGCGATGCACGACGGCCAGTCCGCGATGACCCAGACCGCCGCGGTGATCGGCACGGCGCAGTACCTGTCGCCGGAGCAGGCCCGCGGCGAGTCGGTCGACGCCCGTTCCGACGTCTACGCCGCCGGCTGCGTGCTGTACGAGCTGATCACCGGCGAGCCGCCGTTCACCGGCGACTCCCCGGTCGCGGTGGCCTACCAGCACGTCCGGGAGGACCCGAACCCGCCGTCGTCGGTGAACCCGGCGGTGGCCCCGGAGCTGGACGCCGTCGTGCTGAAGGCGCTGGCCAAGGGCCCGGCGAACCGCTACCAGTCGGCGGCGGAGATGCGCTCGGACCTGGTGCGCACGCTCTCGGGCCAGCGTCCGGCCGCGCCGATGGTGATGTCCGAGGACGAGCGCACGCAGGTGATGAACGCCGACCGGCGGCAGCCGCAGCGCTACGAGGAATACGACGCCCCGGACGACGAAGACCCGAAGGCCAAGCGCCGCCGCCGGACGCTGCTGGGCATCCTGGCGGCGGTGTTCGTGCTGGGCGCGGTGCTGCTGATCATGTGGCTGTCGGGCGCGTTCAAGAGCGGCGGCGGCGACACGGGCACGGTCGCGATCCCCGACGTCAAGGGACAGTCGGAGCTGGCCGCCAAGAACACCTTGCGCGAAAAGGGGTTCAACAACTTCGCGCCGAACAAGACCGTCATCTGCGGCGTGCCGGACTCGAACGGCAACACGCCGTGCACCAGCGACCAGGTCAACCAGGTCATCGACATCATCCCCGGCGTGGGCACGCCGGTGGCCACGTCGGCGCAGATCACGCTCACGATCGGCCAGCCGCCGGGCAAGGTGGCCGTGCCCGACCTCAAGGGCCTCAGCCGCGACGACGCGGAGTCGAAGCTGAAGGACGCCGGCCTCACCCTGAACCAGTCGGTGCAGGAGGTCGACACGGACGACCAGAACCAGGTGGGCAAGGTCGTCAGCCAGACCCCGCAGGCGGGCAACCAGGTCCAGCAGGGCACGAGCGTGTCCATCTCCATCGGCAAGGGCAAGCAGCAGAAGCAGGTCCCGAACTACATCGGCAAGACCTTCAACGAAGCCAACGCCGCCCTCACCGGCATGGGCTTCACCGTGAAGCGGCAGGACCAGCAGTCCGACCAGCCGAAGGACCAGGTCATCCAGCAGACCCCGAACGGCGGTTCGGTGCCGGTCGGCAGCACGATCACGCTGACCGTCTCGACCGGCCCCGACCAGAACCAGATCCAAATGCCGAGTCTGCAGGGCATGACGGTCGACGAGGCGCAGTCGAAGCTGCAGAGCATGGGCTGGACCGGGAACCTGAACGAGAAGTCCGACCGGACCAGCCGGCAGCCGCAGGGCACGATCACCAGGCAAAGCCCCACAGCGGGTACGCAGATCAGCAAGACCCAAGACGTCACCGTGTTCGTCTCCGAGGGCAGCCTGTTCCCGACGACGACGACAACCACTGGGCCCTGA
- a CDS encoding effector-associated constant component EACC1: MTAGIVAITGPDSDGELRELAAWLRGEDELRGRVQLFDAVVVGVTSNSAGVFCRSLFAWLRRYREGRVSLKVKRSGAAEELELDCGPASDAEQILGAVQGFLDKA, encoded by the coding sequence GTGACGGCGGGGATCGTCGCGATCACCGGGCCAGACTCCGACGGCGAGCTCCGGGAGCTCGCCGCCTGGCTGCGCGGCGAAGACGAGCTCCGCGGCCGCGTGCAGTTGTTCGACGCCGTGGTGGTCGGCGTGACCAGCAACTCCGCCGGTGTCTTCTGCCGTTCGCTTTTCGCTTGGCTGCGGCGATACCGCGAGGGCCGCGTCTCCCTGAAGGTCAAACGCTCCGGCGCCGCTGAGGAACTGGAACTCGACTGCGGTCCCGCAAGTGACGCCGAGCAGATTCTCGGTGCTGTGCAAGGATTTCTCGACAAAGCCTGA
- a CDS encoding ATP-binding cassette domain-containing protein → MIRLAGIGKRYGRGDFVLHDVDLSVEPGHVVGVLGSNGSGKSTLLRIMAGVSHPTTGTLTGTPRIGYLPDRFPAGQRMGARAYLRHMARIRGLTDLSVIDPLLERLALVGGPTAPLRTLSKGNAQKVGLAQAVMVRPDLLILDEPWSGLDVGTHTILGELVAETRARGASVVFTDHRPQVVHDHADVVHLMNDGRLTAESAEPTTRIVLRGNGTDWADEPGVRHAVVEGAQLVLTVEVASVDEVLLRALKDGWSVREVAPCSP, encoded by the coding sequence GTGATCCGGCTCGCGGGGATCGGCAAGCGGTACGGGCGCGGTGACTTCGTCCTCCACGACGTCGACCTGAGCGTCGAGCCCGGGCACGTCGTCGGCGTCCTCGGCAGCAACGGCTCCGGGAAGTCGACGCTGCTGCGGATCATGGCCGGCGTCTCGCACCCGACCACCGGCACGCTGACGGGCACCCCGCGGATCGGCTACCTGCCGGACCGCTTCCCGGCCGGGCAGCGCATGGGCGCGCGGGCGTACCTGCGGCACATGGCGCGCATCCGCGGGCTCACCGACCTCTCGGTGATCGACCCGCTGCTCGAACGGCTCGCGCTGGTCGGCGGTCCGACCGCGCCGCTGCGAACGCTGTCGAAGGGCAACGCGCAGAAGGTCGGGCTCGCGCAGGCCGTCATGGTGCGGCCCGACCTGCTGATCCTCGACGAGCCGTGGTCCGGGCTCGACGTCGGGACACACACGATCCTCGGCGAGCTCGTCGCCGAGACGCGGGCGCGCGGCGCGAGCGTGGTGTTCACCGACCACCGGCCGCAGGTCGTGCACGACCACGCCGACGTCGTCCACCTGATGAACGACGGCAGGCTGACGGCGGAGAGCGCCGAGCCGACGACGCGGATCGTGTTGCGTGGCAACGGAACGGACTGGGCGGACGAGCCCGGCGTGCGGCACGCGGTCGTCGAAGGCGCCCAGCTCGTGCTCACCGTCGAGGTCGCTTCGGTGGACGAGGTGCTGCTGCGCGCGTTGAAGGACGGCTGGTCGGTGCGGGAGGTGGCGCCGTGCTCGCCCTGA
- a CDS encoding aminodeoxychorismate/anthranilate synthase component II, with the protein MRVLVVDNYDSFVYNLVQYLAQLGADCTVWRNDVVDLDRVPEFDAVLVSPGPGTPERAGQSMDVIRKCAETRTPMLGVCLGHQALGVVYGATVDRAPELLHGKTSQVRHTGTGVLKDLPAEFTATRYHSLTVVPDTIPADVFEVTGRTESGIVMGMRHRELPLEGVQFHPESVLTEGGHRMLANWLAAAGHPVDAARVDELERATKALQKAAVA; encoded by the coding sequence ATGCGCGTTCTCGTCGTCGACAACTACGACAGCTTCGTCTACAACCTGGTCCAGTACCTGGCCCAGCTCGGCGCCGACTGCACGGTCTGGCGCAACGACGTCGTGGACCTCGACCGCGTGCCCGAGTTCGACGCCGTGCTCGTCTCGCCCGGCCCCGGGACACCCGAACGCGCTGGTCAGAGCATGGACGTCATCCGCAAGTGCGCCGAGACGCGGACGCCGATGCTCGGGGTCTGCCTCGGCCACCAGGCGCTCGGCGTCGTCTACGGCGCGACCGTCGACCGCGCGCCCGAGCTGCTCCACGGCAAGACGAGCCAGGTCCGCCACACCGGCACCGGCGTCCTCAAGGACCTGCCGGCGGAGTTCACGGCGACCCGGTACCACTCCTTGACCGTGGTGCCCGACACGATCCCGGCCGACGTCTTCGAGGTCACCGGCCGCACCGAATCCGGCATCGTGATGGGCATGCGGCACCGCGAGCTGCCGCTGGAAGGCGTCCAGTTCCACCCCGAGTCGGTGCTCACCGAGGGCGGCCACCGGATGCTGGCCAACTGGCTGGCCGCGGCCGGCCACCCCGTCGACGCGGCGCGCGTGGACGAGCTCGAGCGCGCGACCAAGGCGCTCCAGAAGGCTGCTGTTGCGTGA
- a CDS encoding pyridine nucleotide-disulfide oxidoreductase, translated as MGAGPSGIYAADILDKSDADVTIDLFERMPAPFGLIRYGVAPDHPRIKGIVTALHKVLDKPNIRLLGNIDYGTDIKLDELREFYDAVIFSTGASADRELDIPGIDLDGSHGAADFVSWYDGHPDVPRTWPLNASSVAVLGVGNVALDVARILAKTADELLTTDIPDNVYQGLKASPVTDVHVFGRRGPAQAKFTPLELRELDHSPNVEVIVSPEDIEFDDGSIAALRASKQIDMVVKTLQEWAIREPGSRQRRLHLHFFHSPAEVLGTDGRVSGLRTERTELTGDGTVRGTGEFHDWDVQAVYRAVGYLSSHLPELPFDHGAGVVPNQAGRVLDLDENQLPGVYVTGWIKRGPIGLIGHTKGDAAETVASLLSDADTLREAKYASPDAILDFLAARGIPFTTWEGWGKLDAHEKSLGLAAGRERIKVVEREEMTRVSRG; from the coding sequence GTGGGCGCCGGTCCCTCCGGGATCTACGCCGCCGACATCCTGGACAAGTCCGACGCCGACGTGACGATCGACCTCTTCGAGCGCATGCCGGCGCCGTTCGGGTTGATCCGCTACGGCGTCGCGCCCGACCACCCGCGCATCAAGGGCATCGTGACGGCGTTGCACAAGGTGCTCGACAAGCCGAACATCCGCCTGCTGGGCAACATCGACTACGGCACCGACATCAAGCTCGACGAGCTGCGCGAGTTCTACGACGCGGTGATCTTCTCGACCGGCGCGTCCGCCGACCGCGAGCTCGACATCCCGGGCATCGACCTGGACGGCAGCCACGGCGCCGCGGACTTCGTGTCCTGGTACGACGGCCACCCGGACGTCCCGCGCACCTGGCCGCTCAACGCGTCTTCGGTCGCCGTCCTCGGCGTTGGCAACGTGGCGCTGGACGTCGCGCGGATCCTCGCCAAGACGGCCGACGAGCTGCTGACCACGGACATCCCGGACAACGTCTACCAGGGCCTCAAGGCCAGCCCGGTCACCGACGTCCACGTGTTCGGCCGCCGCGGCCCGGCGCAGGCGAAGTTCACGCCGCTGGAGCTGCGGGAGCTGGACCACTCGCCGAACGTCGAGGTCATCGTGTCCCCCGAGGACATCGAGTTCGACGACGGCAGCATCGCGGCGCTGCGGGCGTCGAAGCAGATCGACATGGTCGTGAAGACGCTGCAGGAGTGGGCGATCCGCGAGCCGGGTTCGCGGCAGCGACGGTTACACCTGCACTTCTTCCACTCCCCCGCCGAAGTCCTCGGCACGGACGGCCGGGTGTCCGGCCTGCGCACGGAACGGACGGAGCTGACGGGTGACGGAACCGTCCGCGGGACGGGCGAGTTCCACGACTGGGACGTCCAGGCGGTGTACCGCGCGGTGGGCTACCTGTCGTCGCACCTGCCGGAGCTCCCGTTCGACCACGGGGCCGGCGTGGTGCCGAACCAGGCGGGCCGTGTGCTGGACCTGGACGAGAACCAGCTCCCGGGTGTGTACGTGACGGGCTGGATCAAGCGCGGCCCGATCGGCCTGATCGGCCACACGAAGGGCGACGCGGCGGAGACGGTCGCGAGCCTGCTGTCGGACGCGGACACGCTGCGCGAGGCGAAATACGCGTCCCCGGACGCGATCCTGGACTTCCTGGCGGCGCGGGGCATCCCGTTCACGACGTGGGAAGGCTGGGGCAAGCTCGACGCGCACGAGAAGTCGCTGGGTCTCGCGGCGGGCCGGGAGCGGATCAAGGTTGTCGAGCGTGAAGAGATGACGCGGGTTTCGCGCGGCTAA
- a CDS encoding response regulator transcription factor: protein MSDRPRTVVAEDQYLLRDGLTHLLAAHGFDVVAAVGSGPELAAALRTHRPEVSIVDVRMPPTNTDEGLQVALAARREMPGLPILVLSQHVEQLYARELLADGTGAIGYLLKDRVFNADQFIDAVRRVAAGGTVMDPEVIAKLVAGSASDPLVALTPREREVLSLMAEGCSNAAIAGRLHFSEGAVGKHTANIFQKLGISASDDTNRRVLAVLAYLGAA from the coding sequence GTGTCAGATCGACCCAGGACCGTCGTCGCCGAAGACCAGTACCTCCTCCGAGACGGCCTGACGCACCTCCTCGCGGCGCACGGCTTCGACGTCGTCGCGGCGGTCGGCAGCGGCCCGGAACTGGCGGCGGCGTTGCGCACCCATCGCCCTGAAGTGTCCATTGTGGACGTCCGGATGCCGCCGACGAACACGGACGAAGGCCTGCAAGTCGCGTTGGCGGCTCGTAGGGAAATGCCGGGCTTGCCGATCTTGGTGCTGTCCCAGCACGTCGAGCAGCTGTACGCGCGCGAGTTGCTGGCTGACGGCACCGGTGCGATCGGCTACCTGCTGAAGGACCGGGTGTTCAACGCGGACCAGTTCATCGACGCGGTCCGCCGCGTGGCCGCCGGCGGAACGGTGATGGACCCCGAGGTGATCGCGAAACTGGTGGCGGGCAGCGCTTCCGACCCACTGGTCGCGTTGACGCCTCGGGAGCGCGAAGTGCTTTCCCTGATGGCCGAAGGGTGTTCGAACGCGGCGATCGCCGGGCGGCTGCACTTCAGCGAGGGCGCGGTCGGCAAGCACACGGCGAACATCTTCCAGAAGCTCGGCATCTCGGCTTCGGACGACACGAACCGCCGGGTGCTGGCCGTACTGGCGTACCTCGGTGCCGCTTAG
- a CDS encoding sensor histidine kinase: MSYLRALVRACALAAFAFLGWVDVLVELIAFALLCVGLVFFLGPAVEWARGRSTVARTLAARWCDVEIAPPYRPEPPEPVRERDGWYRDGNQLYKRAFWIRWQHRLTWALEDPAAGREFTWQLVNPLVTLLLPIAALVGGSAVLRGYGRWTRWWIGPRPPVEARKNWLHRHLEALGHQGGILTLSLVQLIFSVPQLVLMVTFLPLAVPFVLWTRSVTDTLRREAGNWTGVPIARPYLPPPGLPLPRPDGLYQVGKQLHEEPFWPVQHARMRWVLRDRATWRDLAGGLLVTLVSFVLILPAFVLVSRGLIGLGALWIWRPFVSSPVGWFPLPEVSTHLGALAQTPAMLAMVVAGLLPTTWLARQQARFARVWFGPTEATRLAQRVERLKQTRSDVTVTQAAELRRIERDLHDGIQSRLVAMGMKLGAVEALVDTDPAAAKRLAAELRASSSEALTELRVLIRGIHPPVLSERGLLDALRALALDSPLKAQVTGSLPRRVEEPAEACAYFAVSELLGNAAKHGAGRASVEVAFADDQLTVVVTDDGPGGALPARGSGLRGIERRLGGFDGRLTLTSPIGGPTRAMVEIPCQIDPGPSSPKTSTSSETA; encoded by the coding sequence ATGTCGTACCTGCGTGCGCTGGTCCGGGCGTGCGCGCTGGCCGCGTTCGCGTTCCTCGGCTGGGTGGACGTGCTGGTCGAGCTGATCGCGTTCGCGCTGCTCTGCGTCGGACTGGTCTTCTTCCTCGGCCCCGCGGTCGAATGGGCGCGGGGCCGGTCGACGGTGGCGCGGACACTGGCCGCGCGCTGGTGTGACGTCGAGATCGCCCCGCCGTACCGGCCCGAGCCGCCGGAACCGGTCCGCGAGCGCGACGGCTGGTACCGCGACGGCAACCAGCTCTACAAGCGGGCGTTCTGGATCCGCTGGCAGCACCGGCTCACCTGGGCGCTGGAGGATCCGGCGGCGGGGCGCGAGTTCACCTGGCAGCTGGTGAACCCGCTGGTCACCCTCCTGCTGCCGATCGCCGCGCTGGTCGGCGGGTCGGCGGTGCTGCGCGGTTACGGGCGGTGGACGCGCTGGTGGATCGGTCCCCGGCCGCCGGTCGAAGCTCGGAAGAACTGGCTGCACCGGCACCTCGAAGCGCTGGGCCACCAGGGCGGCATTCTCACGCTTTCCCTTGTGCAGCTGATCTTCTCGGTGCCGCAGCTGGTCCTCATGGTCACCTTTCTGCCCTTGGCGGTCCCGTTCGTGCTGTGGACCCGCTCGGTCACCGACACGCTGCGCCGCGAGGCCGGGAACTGGACCGGCGTGCCGATCGCCCGCCCGTACCTGCCGCCGCCGGGGCTGCCGTTGCCGCGCCCCGACGGGCTCTACCAGGTCGGCAAGCAGTTGCACGAGGAGCCGTTCTGGCCGGTCCAGCACGCCCGCATGCGGTGGGTGCTGCGTGACCGCGCCACCTGGCGCGACCTCGCCGGCGGCCTGCTCGTCACGCTGGTTTCGTTCGTGCTGATCCTGCCGGCCTTCGTGCTGGTCAGCCGCGGGCTCATCGGCCTCGGGGCGCTCTGGATCTGGCGGCCGTTCGTGTCGTCGCCGGTCGGCTGGTTCCCGCTACCCGAAGTGTCGACGCACCTCGGCGCACTCGCGCAGACCCCGGCCATGCTGGCGATGGTCGTCGCCGGCTTGCTGCCGACGACCTGGCTCGCCCGCCAGCAGGCCCGGTTCGCGCGGGTGTGGTTCGGACCGACCGAGGCGACCCGGCTCGCCCAGCGCGTCGAACGGCTCAAGCAGACCCGCAGCGACGTCACCGTGACGCAGGCGGCGGAGCTGCGGCGGATCGAACGCGACCTGCACGACGGGATCCAGTCACGGCTGGTCGCGATGGGGATGAAGCTCGGCGCGGTCGAGGCGCTGGTGGACACCGACCCGGCGGCGGCGAAGCGGCTGGCGGCCGAGCTGCGCGCGTCGTCGTCGGAGGCGCTCACCGAGCTGCGCGTGCTGATCCGCGGCATCCACCCGCCGGTGCTGTCCGAGCGCGGGCTGCTGGACGCCCTTCGCGCGCTGGCGCTGGACAGCCCGCTGAAGGCACAGGTCACCGGCTCACTGCCGAGGCGCGTCGAGGAGCCGGCCGAGGCGTGCGCGTACTTCGCGGTGTCGGAGCTGCTGGGCAACGCGGCGAAGCACGGCGCTGGGCGGGCGTCCGTCGAGGTGGCGTTCGCCGACGACCAGCTGACGGTGGTGGTGACCGACGACGGGCCGGGCGGGGCTCTTCCGGCCCGCGGTTCGGGACTGCGCGGGATCGAGCGCAGGCTGGGCGGCTTCGACGGTAGGTTGACCCTGACCAGCCCGATCGGCGGGCCGACCAGGGCGATGGTGGAGATCCCGTGTCAGATCGACCCAGGACCGTCGTCGCCGAAGACCAGTACCTCCTCCGAGACGGCCTGA
- a CDS encoding ABC transporter ATP-binding protein, translating to MPLIEVTGLRKRYGDKVAVDGVSFTVERGEIFGILGTNGAGKTTTVECLQGLRKADGGKISVLGLDPASDRAALTRRVGVQLQEGRLPAKLRVREALELFASFYPDPADVDVLLGRLDLRDHERSFFGKLSGGQKQRVSIALALVGKPELAILDELTTGLDPHARRETWGLVEGVRATGVTVLLVTHFMDEAERLCDRVAIFDAGRVVATGTPAGLRRSVDAATLDDAFVSLTRSTL from the coding sequence ATGCCCCTCATCGAAGTCACCGGCCTCCGCAAGCGCTACGGCGACAAGGTCGCGGTCGACGGCGTTTCGTTCACCGTCGAGCGCGGCGAAATCTTCGGCATCCTCGGCACGAACGGCGCCGGCAAGACCACCACGGTCGAATGCCTGCAGGGCCTCCGGAAAGCCGACGGCGGCAAGATCTCCGTGCTCGGCCTCGACCCCGCGTCCGACCGCGCCGCGCTGACCCGCCGCGTCGGCGTCCAGCTGCAAGAAGGCCGGCTGCCGGCGAAGCTGCGGGTGCGGGAGGCGCTGGAGCTGTTCGCGTCCTTCTACCCGGACCCCGCCGACGTCGACGTCCTGCTCGGCCGGCTCGACCTCCGCGACCACGAGCGCAGCTTCTTCGGCAAGCTCTCCGGCGGCCAGAAGCAGCGCGTGTCGATCGCGCTCGCGCTGGTGGGAAAGCCCGAACTGGCCATCCTGGACGAGCTGACCACCGGGCTCGACCCGCACGCCCGCCGCGAGACGTGGGGGCTGGTCGAAGGCGTGCGCGCCACCGGCGTCACCGTCCTGCTGGTCACCCACTTCATGGACGAGGCCGAGCGGCTCTGCGACCGCGTCGCGATCTTCGACGCCGGCCGCGTGGTCGCGACCGGCACCCCGGCCGGGCTCCGCCGGTCCGTCGACGCCGCCACGTTGGACGACGCGTTCGTCTCGCTCACGAGGAGCACGCTGTGA
- a CDS encoding ABC transporter permease has translation MKAFAKITATETKLSLRTPFMAIAGILLPTAVLLAVGAIPGMTQPSPAAGGHRFIDAWVPSLIVVSLAMPALQSIPGAVATYREQGVLRRLATTPIHPVNLLGAQLLIHVVIALAGIGLVLGVANAVYDVPLPQHPLEFLLTLLLGTVSMFALGLLAAAVARTARAAGGFAMVAFVPAMFFGGGYLPRPLLPEVLQRIGDYVPPGTQPLQDAWVGAGVQPLQLLALAGFAAIGTALAARFFRWE, from the coding sequence GTGAAGGCCTTCGCCAAGATCACCGCCACCGAGACGAAGCTCTCCCTCCGGACGCCGTTCATGGCGATCGCCGGGATCCTGCTGCCGACGGCCGTGCTGCTGGCGGTCGGCGCCATCCCCGGCATGACGCAGCCCAGCCCGGCGGCCGGCGGCCACCGGTTCATCGACGCCTGGGTGCCGTCGCTGATCGTCGTCAGCCTCGCGATGCCGGCGCTGCAGTCGATCCCGGGCGCCGTCGCGACCTACCGCGAGCAGGGGGTGCTGCGCCGGCTGGCCACGACCCCGATACACCCGGTGAATCTGCTGGGCGCGCAGCTGCTGATCCACGTCGTGATCGCGCTGGCCGGCATCGGCCTGGTGCTCGGCGTGGCCAACGCGGTCTACGACGTCCCGTTGCCGCAGCACCCGCTGGAGTTCCTGCTGACGCTGCTGCTCGGCACGGTCTCGATGTTCGCGCTGGGCCTGCTCGCGGCCGCGGTCGCGCGCACGGCCAGGGCGGCCGGCGGCTTCGCGATGGTCGCGTTCGTCCCGGCCATGTTCTTCGGCGGCGGGTACCTGCCGCGGCCGCTGCTGCCGGAGGTCCTGCAGCGGATCGGCGACTACGTCCCGCCGGGCACGCAGCCACTGCAGGACGCCTGGGTCGGCGCCGGCGTGCAGCCGCTGCAGCTGCTCGCGCTCGCCGGCTTCGCCGCGATCGGAACGGCGCTGGCCGCGCGGTTCTTCCGCTGGGAGTGA
- a CDS encoding SCO5389 family protein, whose amino-acid sequence MSLDVSPALLEKAERGEVTDAEFVACVKESLPYAWEVITGVIADAEGAADGFADNETPPPSEAARGQLLRALASDAIRGGLERHFGVKLAFQNCHRIAVFRKSDDGDRYRAFVSPRGQLLNQSPELRDC is encoded by the coding sequence ATGTCCCTGGACGTGTCACCCGCGCTGCTGGAGAAGGCCGAGCGCGGGGAGGTCACCGACGCCGAGTTCGTCGCCTGCGTCAAGGAATCCCTGCCGTACGCATGGGAGGTCATCACCGGCGTCATCGCCGACGCCGAGGGCGCGGCGGACGGCTTCGCCGACAACGAGACACCACCGCCGAGCGAGGCCGCCCGCGGGCAGCTGCTGCGCGCACTGGCCTCGGACGCGATCCGCGGCGGCCTCGAGCGGCACTTCGGCGTCAAGCTGGCCTTCCAGAACTGCCACCGGATCGCCGTGTTCCGCAAGTCCGACGACGGCGACCGCTACCGCGCGTTCGTCTCACCGCGCGGCCAGCTGCTCAACCAGAGCCCGGAGCTGCGCGACTGCTAG
- a CDS encoding class E sortase: MPQRRTPATPPRGQVPPRPQGQPPRRPQGPPPRRYSSPAPPPGSAEETVVFAPVGKGGTATKEKPAPPPLGKGGVAIRTAGEILITLGLVVLLFMVYELYVTDLFSAGKQSEASDQLNGEWAHDRTLHPELVDGKAFARIHIPTFGVDYNFTIQEGTDDASLEVGPGHYKGTSLPGEPGNFAVAGHRVGKGAPFNDLDNLSSCDQIVIETSTDFYIYKVLPYDDEIENWAGGKGADPKCKGVSTLRDPNAEGGGAYSETFGRKVVLPTEGTAVNPVPYKDAEVLPKAQQAALLTLTTCHPQFSARERLIITSVLTQQVPKNQVKDYGDLLSKIGEA, from the coding sequence GTGCCCCAGCGTCGGACCCCGGCCACGCCCCCTCGCGGCCAGGTGCCGCCGCGGCCGCAGGGTCAGCCGCCCCGGCGGCCGCAGGGTCCGCCGCCCCGCCGCTACAGCAGCCCGGCCCCGCCGCCGGGCTCGGCCGAGGAGACGGTCGTGTTCGCGCCGGTCGGCAAGGGCGGCACCGCGACCAAGGAGAAGCCGGCCCCGCCGCCGCTGGGCAAGGGCGGCGTCGCGATCCGGACGGCCGGCGAAATCCTCATCACGCTGGGCCTGGTCGTGCTGCTGTTCATGGTCTACGAGCTGTACGTGACCGACCTGTTCTCGGCGGGCAAGCAGTCCGAAGCGAGCGACCAGCTCAACGGCGAGTGGGCGCACGACCGCACGCTGCACCCCGAGCTCGTCGACGGCAAGGCCTTCGCCCGCATCCACATCCCGACCTTCGGCGTCGACTACAACTTCACGATCCAGGAGGGCACGGACGACGCCTCCCTGGAGGTCGGCCCCGGCCACTACAAGGGCACGTCGCTGCCCGGCGAGCCCGGCAACTTCGCCGTGGCCGGCCACCGCGTCGGCAAGGGCGCCCCGTTCAACGACCTGGACAACCTCTCCTCCTGTGACCAGATCGTGATCGAGACTTCGACCGACTTCTACATCTACAAGGTCCTGCCGTACGACGACGAGATCGAGAACTGGGCCGGCGGCAAGGGCGCGGACCCGAAGTGCAAGGGCGTCTCGACCCTGCGCGACCCGAACGCCGAGGGCGGCGGCGCGTACAGCGAGACCTTCGGCCGCAAGGTCGTGCTGCCCACCGAGGGCACCGCGGTGAACCCGGTCCCGTACAAGGACGCCGAGGTGCTGCCGAAGGCCCAGCAGGCCGCGCTGCTCACGCTCACGACGTGCCACCCGCAGTTCTCCGCCCGCGAGCGGCTCATCATCACGTCGGTGCTGACCCAGCAGGTGCCGAAGAACCAGGTCAAGGACTACGGCGACCTGCTCTCGAAGATCGGGGAGGCCTGA